From Streptomyces sp. NBC_00690, a single genomic window includes:
- the ctaC gene encoding aa3-type cytochrome oxidase subunit II, translating to MSPNGSDRSSRRPMRRKLPQVLTAGLILATATGCTYKDFPRLGMPTPVTEEAPIILSLWQGSWAAALVTGVLVWGLILWSVIFHRRTRTKVEVPPQTRYNMPIEALYTVVPLIIVSVLFYFTARDESKLLSLSDKPTHTVNVVGYQWSWGFNYIEDVDGSKGDAKTEKNLEGIPDKYRDEFPANAGGVYDAGIPGTRNPQTGNPGPTLWLPKGEKVRFVLTSRDVIHSFWVVPFLFKQDVIPGHTNVFEVTPTREGTFLGKCAELCGVDHSRMLFNVKVVSPERYQQHLKELAEKGQTGYLPSGIEQSTPAKNSEKKQL from the coding sequence GTGAGTCCCAACGGCTCCGACCGCTCGTCGCGGCGCCCGATGCGGCGGAAGCTGCCGCAGGTGCTGACTGCGGGCCTAATCCTTGCGACCGCTACCGGTTGTACATACAAGGATTTCCCCCGTCTTGGTATGCCTACTCCGGTTACGGAAGAGGCGCCGATCATTCTCTCCCTCTGGCAGGGCTCGTGGGCGGCAGCGCTCGTCACGGGCGTGCTGGTGTGGGGCCTGATCTTGTGGAGCGTGATCTTCCACCGGCGCACGCGCACCAAGGTAGAGGTGCCTCCGCAGACCCGGTACAACATGCCGATCGAGGCCCTGTACACGGTGGTCCCGCTCATCATCGTTTCGGTGCTCTTCTACTTCACCGCACGTGACGAGTCCAAGCTTCTCTCCCTCTCGGACAAGCCCACCCACACGGTCAACGTGGTCGGCTACCAGTGGAGCTGGGGCTTCAACTACATCGAGGATGTGGACGGCTCCAAGGGCGACGCTAAGACCGAAAAGAACCTGGAGGGGATTCCGGACAAGTACCGCGATGAGTTCCCGGCCAATGCGGGCGGCGTGTACGACGCTGGCATTCCCGGAACCCGGAACCCCCAGACCGGCAACCCCGGCCCGACACTGTGGCTCCCCAAGGGAGAAAAGGTCCGCTTCGTGCTGACCTCACGCGATGTCATCCACTCCTTCTGGGTTGTCCCCTTCCTCTTCAAGCAGGACGTGATCCCGGGACACACCAACGTCTTCGAAGTGACCCCCACGCGTGAGGGCACCTTCCTGGGCAAGTGCGCCGAGCTCTGTGGTGTCGACCACTCCCGGATGCTCTTCAACGTCAAGGTGGTCTCCCCCGAGCGCTACCAGCAGCACCTCAAGGAGCTTGCCGAGAAGGGGCAGACCGGTTACCTCCCGTCGGGCATTGAGCAGTCGACCCCGGCCAAGAACTCGGAGAAGAAGCAACTGTGA
- a CDS encoding cysteine desulfurase/sulfurtransferase TusA family protein — MPYFDAASSAPLHPVARQALQASLDEGWADPARLYREGRRARLLLDAAREAAAEAIGCRPDELTFAPSGTHAVHLAIAGATAGRRRAGSRVVVSAVEHSSVLHGAGEAAVTVPVDRHGRVDAAAFAGELAKGPGGGPGEGTALACLQSANHEVGTEQPVGEVAEACRAAGVPLLVDAAQSLGWGAVPDGWSLLTASAHKWGGPAGVGLLAVRKGVRFAPRGPADERESGRSPGFENLPAIVAAAASLRAVRAEAAGEAVRLRGLVDRIRTRVPEVVPDVEVVGDPVRRLPHLVTFSCLYVDGEALLHELDRAGFSVSSGSSCTSSTLTPSHVLRAMGVLSEGNVRVSLPSGTTASEVERFLDVLPEVVSSVRERLGAPGVGGTVRGVGGQEVGAVGVGSEGPGSEGPGAEGSDSEGSDSEVLVLDALGKLCPIPVIELAKVIEDVRIGGVVRVLSDDEAARLDIPAWCAMRGQEYLGEEEVEGGVGYGVRRVV; from the coding sequence GTGCCCTACTTCGACGCGGCCTCCTCCGCACCTTTGCACCCCGTGGCCCGACAGGCCCTCCAAGCATCCCTGGACGAGGGCTGGGCGGACCCCGCACGTCTCTACCGCGAAGGCCGCCGGGCGCGTTTGCTGCTCGACGCAGCGCGCGAGGCGGCGGCCGAAGCCATCGGATGCCGACCGGACGAGTTGACCTTCGCTCCCTCGGGGACGCACGCGGTGCACCTCGCGATCGCCGGGGCGACAGCAGGGCGGCGACGGGCCGGAAGCCGAGTGGTCGTCTCCGCGGTCGAGCACTCCTCCGTACTCCACGGCGCTGGTGAAGCTGCGGTCACCGTCCCCGTGGACCGGCACGGCCGGGTGGACGCCGCCGCCTTCGCCGGGGAACTCGCCAAAGGGCCGGGCGGGGGACCTGGCGAAGGCACCGCACTGGCCTGCCTCCAGTCCGCCAACCATGAAGTCGGCACCGAACAGCCGGTGGGCGAAGTCGCCGAAGCGTGCCGTGCGGCGGGCGTACCGCTCCTGGTGGACGCGGCGCAGTCCCTCGGGTGGGGGGCTGTGCCCGACGGGTGGTCGCTGCTCACCGCGAGCGCCCACAAGTGGGGTGGGCCCGCGGGCGTCGGGCTCCTCGCGGTACGCAAGGGGGTCCGGTTCGCTCCCAGAGGCCCGGCGGACGAACGGGAGTCGGGGCGCTCCCCCGGCTTTGAGAACCTGCCCGCGATCGTGGCCGCCGCCGCATCACTGCGCGCCGTCCGGGCCGAGGCCGCGGGAGAAGCGGTGCGCCTGCGGGGTCTGGTGGACCGCATCCGCACCCGGGTGCCCGAGGTGGTGCCCGATGTGGAGGTGGTGGGTGATCCGGTACGCCGACTCCCCCACTTGGTGACGTTCTCCTGTCTGTACGTGGACGGGGAGGCACTGCTCCATGAACTGGACCGTGCGGGATTCTCCGTCTCCTCAGGCTCCTCCTGCACATCGAGCACGCTGACTCCGAGCCATGTGCTGCGGGCCATGGGGGTGCTCAGCGAGGGAAACGTCCGGGTTTCGCTGCCGTCCGGCACCACAGCGTCCGAAGTGGAACGGTTCCTGGACGTTCTGCCGGAAGTCGTGTCGTCCGTACGGGAGCGGCTGGGGGCTCCGGGGGTGGGGGGGACGGTCCGGGGGGTGGGTGGCCAGGAGGTGGGCGCCGTGGGGGTGGGCTCCGAGGGGCCGGGTTCGGAGGGGCCGGGTGCCGAGGGGTCGGACTCCGAGGGGTCGGACTCCGAGGTACTGGTCCTGGACGCCCTGGGCAAGCTCTGTCCGATTCCCGTGATCGAACTGGCGAAGGTGATCGAGGACGTACGCATCGGCGGGGTGGTGCGGGTGCTGTCGGACGACGAGGCCGCCCGCCTGGACATTCCGGCTTGGTGTGCGATGCGGGGGCAGGAGTATTTGGGGGAGGAGGAAGTGGAAGGGGGGGTGGGGTATGGGGTGAGGCGGGTGGTGTGA
- a CDS encoding carbohydrate kinase family protein, with the protein MRIAVTGSIATDHLMTFPGRFADQLVADQLHTVSLSFLVDTLNVRRGGVAANICFGMGQLGTAPILVGAAGADFDEYRAWLDRHGVDTDSVRISEVLHTARFVCTTDADHNQIGSFYTGAMSEARLIELKSVADRVGGLDLALIGADDPEAMLRHTEECRSRNIPFAADFSQQIARMSGDEIRILLDGATYLFSNEYEKGLIESKTGWTNDEILSRVGHRITTLGARGVRIERVGDDPIEVGCPQEEAKVDPTGVGDAFRAGFLSGLSWGVDLERAAQVGCMLATLVIETLGTQEYTLRRAHFMDRFTKAYGEDAGTEVKTHLA; encoded by the coding sequence GTGCGAATCGCAGTCACCGGCTCCATCGCCACTGACCACCTCATGACCTTCCCGGGTCGTTTCGCCGATCAGCTGGTCGCGGACCAGCTCCACACGGTTTCTCTCTCCTTCCTTGTGGACACCCTCAACGTCCGCCGCGGCGGTGTCGCCGCCAACATCTGCTTCGGTATGGGGCAGCTCGGGACCGCGCCGATCCTCGTCGGAGCGGCCGGGGCGGACTTCGACGAGTACCGCGCCTGGCTGGATCGACACGGAGTGGACACCGATTCCGTACGGATCTCCGAGGTCCTGCACACGGCGCGTTTCGTCTGCACCACCGATGCCGACCACAACCAGATCGGCTCCTTCTACACCGGCGCCATGAGCGAGGCCCGTCTGATCGAGCTCAAGTCGGTCGCCGACCGGGTGGGCGGGCTCGACCTCGCACTCATTGGCGCGGACGACCCGGAGGCAATGCTCCGACACACCGAGGAGTGCCGTTCGCGGAACATCCCCTTCGCGGCCGACTTCTCCCAGCAGATCGCCCGGATGAGCGGGGACGAGATCCGGATACTGCTGGACGGCGCCACCTATCTCTTCTCCAACGAGTACGAGAAGGGCCTGATCGAGTCCAAGACGGGCTGGACCAACGACGAGATCCTCTCCCGCGTCGGCCACCGGATCACCACCCTCGGGGCTCGCGGAGTACGCATCGAGCGCGTCGGCGATGACCCGATCGAGGTGGGTTGCCCGCAGGAAGAGGCCAAGGTCGACCCGACGGGCGTCGGGGACGCCTTCCGCGCCGGGTTCCTGTCCGGGCTCTCATGGGGCGTCGACCTGGAGCGGGCGGCCCAGGTGGGCTGCATGCTGGCGACGCTGGTCATCGAGACCCTGGGCACCCAGGAGTACACCCTGCGCCGGGCGCACTTCATGGACCGCTTCACCAAGGCATACGGCGAAGACGCAGGCACCGAGGTCAAGACTCACCTGGCCTAA
- a CDS encoding HesB/IscA family protein, with product MSVSDETTTVNDGILLSEAAAAKVKGLLDQEGREDLALRVAVQPGGCSGLRYQLFFDERSLDGDVIKDFDGVKVVTDRMSAPYLGGASIDFVDTIEKQGFTIDNPNATGSCACGDSFN from the coding sequence ATGTCCGTATCGGACGAGACCACCACCGTGAACGACGGCATCCTCCTGTCCGAAGCCGCCGCGGCCAAGGTCAAGGGCCTGCTGGACCAGGAAGGTCGGGAGGACCTGGCACTGCGGGTAGCCGTCCAGCCCGGCGGTTGCTCCGGTCTGCGCTACCAGCTCTTCTTCGACGAGCGTTCGCTCGACGGCGATGTCATCAAGGACTTCGACGGAGTCAAGGTCGTCACTGACCGGATGAGCGCTCCCTACCTCGGCGGCGCCTCCATCGACTTCGTGGACACCATCGAGAAGCAGGGCTTCACCATCGACAACCCGAACGCCACGGGGTCCTGCGCCTGTGGCGACTCCTTCAACTGA